One Halorientalis litorea DNA segment encodes these proteins:
- a CDS encoding COX15/CtaA family protein has translation MNTARFRRLAAVTAGSTFLLMCVGAYTKAIGAGLACPDWPTCYGTWVPFLHPAVMADAPFSPAQVFAEWLHRTLAALTGLLVAATGVGAWLTGESGWPERAALAAAGLLPVQVLLGGLTVTARLQPAVVTAHLATAVLIFAGVVVAAVGRRTPPGTGRRPEAPNP, from the coding sequence GTGAACACCGCCCGTTTCCGCCGTCTCGCGGCCGTCACTGCCGGTAGTACGTTCCTCTTGATGTGCGTCGGGGCGTACACGAAAGCCATCGGTGCCGGGTTGGCCTGCCCCGACTGGCCGACCTGTTACGGCACGTGGGTCCCGTTCCTCCACCCGGCGGTGATGGCCGACGCCCCGTTCTCGCCGGCGCAGGTGTTCGCCGAGTGGCTGCACCGGACGCTCGCCGCACTCACCGGCCTCCTCGTCGCCGCTACGGGCGTCGGCGCGTGGCTGACCGGCGAGTCCGGGTGGCCGGAGCGGGCCGCACTCGCCGCGGCGGGACTGCTTCCCGTGCAGGTCCTGCTCGGCGGCCTCACCGTGACGGCGCGTCTACAACCCGCCGTCGTCACCGCTCACCTCGCCACGGCCGTCCTCATCTTCGCCGGCGTGGTCGTCGCCGCAGTCGGCCGCCGGACGCCGCCCGGGACGGGGCGGCGACCCGAAGCCCCGAACCCCTAA
- a CDS encoding IMPACT family protein has protein sequence MTDTYRTLAGRGEADFTVQGSEFLGHAAPVTDVAAAEAFVDEVRDAYTDATHNVPAYRVRADPLREWSSDADEPSGSAGKPALNVLQGEELQNVAVVVTRYYGGTKLGVGGLARAYSKAVKLAVEDAGIVTERPHERFTVVVEYDDSGTVRGLLESAGVAFEATYEAEVTFDVRVPVAEAPALRDRIRSATSGRARIDGEFDD, from the coding sequence ATGACCGACACCTATCGCACCCTCGCCGGCCGCGGGGAAGCCGACTTCACGGTACAGGGGTCGGAGTTTCTCGGCCACGCCGCACCGGTCACGGACGTGGCCGCCGCCGAGGCGTTCGTCGACGAGGTGCGCGACGCCTACACCGACGCGACGCACAACGTCCCGGCCTACCGTGTCCGGGCCGACCCACTCCGGGAGTGGTCGAGCGACGCCGACGAGCCCTCCGGGTCGGCCGGGAAACCAGCACTCAACGTCCTGCAGGGCGAGGAGCTACAGAACGTGGCCGTCGTCGTCACGCGGTACTACGGCGGAACGAAACTGGGCGTCGGCGGGTTGGCACGGGCGTACTCGAAGGCGGTCAAACTGGCCGTCGAGGACGCCGGTATCGTCACCGAACGGCCACACGAACGCTTCACTGTCGTCGTCGAGTACGACGACTCCGGGACGGTTCGTGGCCTCCTCGAATCGGCGGGCGTCGCGTTCGAGGCGACGTACGAGGCAGAGGTGACCTTCGACGTGCGCGTCCCCGTCGCCGAGGCTCCCGCGTTGCGGGACCGCATCCGAAGCGCGACCAGCGGGCGGGCGCGCATCGACGGCGAGTTCGACGACTGA
- a CDS encoding winged helix-turn-helix transcriptional regulator: MTESRAVVEQYVREHPGSHFSAIVDALDQATGQVQHHVSRLVRDDRLERATVYGQTHYYPTGYDQWEKETLALLRRESARGIVGRLLDTDGQHPDALADDIGVSRSTVEYHLDRLIACGVVEKRRDETGRVSVHLERPHETALLLSEVAPTYADRFVDRFMQLVDGFLDDAA, from the coding sequence GTGACTGAATCGCGCGCCGTCGTCGAGCAGTACGTGCGCGAGCATCCGGGGAGTCACTTCAGTGCCATCGTCGACGCGCTCGACCAAGCCACCGGACAGGTCCAACACCACGTCTCCCGGTTAGTGCGGGACGACCGACTCGAACGGGCGACCGTCTACGGCCAGACGCACTACTACCCGACGGGATACGACCAGTGGGAGAAGGAGACGCTCGCGCTGTTGCGCCGCGAGAGCGCGCGCGGTATCGTCGGGCGACTCCTCGACACGGACGGCCAGCACCCGGACGCGCTCGCGGACGACATCGGTGTGAGTCGGTCGACCGTCGAGTACCACCTCGACCGGCTGATAGCGTGTGGCGTGGTCGAGAAACGGCGGGACGAGACGGGGCGGGTCAGCGTCCACCTCGAACGACCGCACGAGACGGCACTCCTCCTCTCGGAGGTGGCACCGACCTACGCCGACCGGTTCGTCGACCGGTTCATGCAACTCGTGGACGGGTTCCTCGACGACGCGGCCTGA
- a CDS encoding 2Fe-2S iron-sulfur cluster-binding protein: protein MTPDDTATDDTVTVTVRDGDDETTLTAPTGAILRDVLLDAGFSPYTRYTASLNCGGRGLCATCGVRVHDGAGEHPPDHWHDRLAARFGYPRLACQVVLTDDVAVEIPDKRVWGGREPE, encoded by the coding sequence GTGACTCCCGACGACACAGCCACCGACGACACCGTGACCGTCACCGTCCGCGACGGCGACGACGAGACCACCCTGACGGCCCCGACAGGGGCGATACTCCGGGACGTGCTCCTCGACGCCGGGTTCTCGCCGTACACCCGCTACACGGCGTCGCTGAACTGCGGCGGGCGCGGGCTCTGTGCGACCTGTGGCGTCCGGGTCCACGACGGTGCCGGCGAGCACCCGCCCGACCACTGGCACGACCGACTCGCCGCCCGCTTTGGCTACCCACGCCTCGCCTGTCAGGTGGTTCTGACCGACGACGTGGCGGTCGAGATACCCGACAAGCGCGTGTGGGGGGGACGCGAACCGGAATGA
- a CDS encoding SCO family protein: MDRTRRTLLSSLGASAAVGLAGCTGFIGGSASDGNTYLSATEWEVDPSALPFPTHGDQLPEATLPAPLREAETLSLPGDFAGGDLLLTFVYTTCMTMCPRLTAIMARVQDHSIENGYADDVAFVETTFDPARDDAAALREWATQHDVATDAGNWYFLRPESEARAKTVVQDRYGVSFTKTTPEDMDAYMFAHSGVILLANADGYVERAYKLQSGDEETVRPQDVRDDLTTLRERES; this comes from the coding sequence ATGGACCGAACACGACGGACGCTCCTGTCCTCGCTCGGCGCGAGCGCGGCAGTCGGACTGGCTGGCTGTACAGGGTTCATCGGCGGGTCGGCGTCGGACGGCAACACGTACCTCTCGGCGACGGAGTGGGAGGTGGACCCGAGCGCGCTCCCGTTCCCGACACACGGCGACCAGTTGCCGGAGGCGACACTCCCGGCCCCCCTCCGCGAGGCGGAGACGCTCTCGCTCCCCGGGGATTTCGCCGGCGGCGACCTCCTGTTGACGTTCGTCTACACCACGTGTATGACGATGTGTCCCCGGTTGACGGCCATCATGGCGCGGGTCCAAGACCACAGCATCGAGAACGGCTACGCCGACGACGTGGCGTTCGTCGAGACGACGTTCGACCCGGCCCGGGACGACGCGGCCGCGCTCAGGGAGTGGGCGACCCAACACGACGTGGCCACCGACGCCGGGAACTGGTACTTTCTCCGGCCCGAGAGCGAGGCACGGGCGAAGACGGTGGTGCAGGACCGCTACGGCGTGAGCTTCACCAAGACGACGCCCGAGGACATGGACGCGTACATGTTCGCCCACTCCGGTGTCATCCTGTTGGCGAACGCCGACGGTTACGTTGAGCGTGCGTACAAACTCCAGAGCGGGGACGAGGAGACCGTCCGCCCACAGGACGTTCGTGACGACCTGACGACGCTCCGCGAACGGGAGTCTTGA
- a CDS encoding nitrous oxide reductase accessory protein NosL translates to MQDASTEFDRRRLLTLVGTGVTMGLAGCNGGDGDGGTATPEPTDTATPTTVADVPAAYETATALDGTERDPSAVSTKEAVQYQTESNDGAQCSGCRFYIPDKNGDGVGACAVVEGTIDPSGWCASYVAYEGDGGETETAASAAEAVTVPSDANCPVCNMVPAEYPDWNAQVVHEDGERAFFDTAGCMVTYYALPDEFAATDAPITGVWVTDFETRERVDGTTAHYALETDSERVNDPMRRNPAPFADRADAVAYVDAVDYLTTDDIVGLDAFDRDLAVQYRRRFVEDA, encoded by the coding sequence ATGCAGGACGCATCGACGGAGTTCGACCGGCGTCGACTGCTCACGCTCGTCGGCACCGGCGTCACGATGGGGCTGGCCGGCTGTAACGGCGGCGACGGTGACGGCGGGACGGCCACCCCGGAGCCGACAGACACGGCGACGCCGACGACGGTGGCGGACGTTCCGGCGGCGTACGAGACGGCGACTGCCCTCGACGGCACGGAGCGTGACCCGTCCGCGGTGTCGACGAAAGAGGCGGTGCAGTATCAGACCGAATCGAACGACGGCGCGCAGTGTTCGGGGTGTCGGTTCTACATCCCCGACAAGAACGGTGACGGCGTCGGGGCCTGTGCCGTCGTCGAGGGAACCATCGACCCCAGCGGGTGGTGTGCGAGTTACGTCGCGTACGAGGGCGACGGGGGCGAGACGGAGACGGCGGCATCGGCCGCCGAAGCCGTCACCGTCCCCTCGGACGCGAACTGTCCGGTGTGTAACATGGTTCCGGCGGAGTACCCGGACTGGAACGCACAGGTGGTCCACGAGGACGGGGAGCGGGCGTTCTTCGACACCGCGGGGTGTATGGTCACCTACTACGCACTTCCCGACGAGTTCGCGGCCACCGACGCCCCCATCACCGGCGTGTGGGTGACCGACTTCGAGACGCGGGAGCGCGTCGACGGAACGACGGCACACTACGCGCTCGAAACCGACAGCGAGAGAGTCAACGACCCGATGCGGCGCAACCCGGCCCCGTTCGCCGACCGGGCCGACGCCGTGGCCTACGTCGACGCGGTCGACTACCTCACGACCGACGACATCGTGGGTCTCGACGCGTTCGACCGTGACCTCGCCGTGCAGTATCGCCGCCGGTTCGTCGAGGACGCCTGA
- a CDS encoding sulfite exporter TauE/SafE family protein: MLGSLPDGGVATLALFGTIGFLGSGHCVGMCGPLVSLYADRMPDGRGRVLGQHALFNLGRTASYTVLGGLFGLFGGLVAGAAGYLPGPFGAVRGLVGVTVGIVVVASGLAHLAGTSNPLLSGTARSLWAPLGRVSRAVRRRVDRRLGGPQTAVLGALHGLFPCPLLYPAYLYAFALGDPLAGAAVLAALGLGTLPALLVFGVVIDSVQLGRLGTRAVGAAFVLLGVGTLLGGLVALGLPVPQPARLSLPAPGAGLPVLVAVPVAVVGSLLLLGVSLTVLVRRRSLAYLLVTLAFLAFAAQVLAGRLGAVSVIRPGLEQQVDLLADAAIVVLLAAAVHTVTRRTGASNDGGMERD; this comes from the coding sequence ATGCTCGGGTCGCTCCCGGACGGCGGCGTCGCCACGCTCGCGCTCTTCGGGACTATCGGCTTCCTCGGGAGCGGCCACTGCGTGGGGATGTGCGGACCGCTCGTCTCGCTGTACGCCGACCGGATGCCCGACGGACGCGGCCGGGTCCTCGGCCAGCACGCGCTGTTCAACCTCGGGCGGACGGCGAGTTACACCGTCCTCGGCGGCCTGTTCGGCCTGTTCGGTGGCCTCGTGGCCGGTGCGGCCGGGTACCTCCCCGGGCCGTTCGGCGCGGTCCGTGGCCTCGTCGGCGTCACCGTCGGCATCGTCGTCGTGGCGTCGGGCCTCGCCCACCTCGCCGGTACGTCGAACCCGCTCCTGTCGGGCACGGCACGGAGCCTGTGGGCACCGCTAGGACGGGTGAGCCGTGCGGTGCGACGACGCGTCGACAGGCGTCTCGGCGGGCCACAGACGGCGGTGCTGGGGGCACTCCACGGGCTGTTTCCCTGTCCGCTGCTGTATCCGGCGTACCTCTACGCGTTCGCGCTCGGTGACCCGCTGGCCGGGGCCGCGGTCCTCGCGGCGTTGGGGCTGGGGACGCTGCCCGCACTGCTCGTGTTCGGCGTGGTAATCGACTCGGTTCAGTTGGGTCGCCTCGGGACGCGTGCGGTCGGTGCCGCGTTCGTCCTCCTCGGCGTCGGGACGCTGCTCGGCGGGTTGGTGGCACTCGGCCTCCCCGTCCCCCAGCCAGCGAGGCTCTCGCTCCCCGCACCGGGGGCAGGGTTGCCGGTACTGGTCGCGGTTCCGGTCGCCGTGGTCGGGTCGCTGCTGTTGCTCGGGGTGAGCCTGACGGTGCTAGTCCGGCGGCGGTCGCTGGCGTATCTGCTGGTCACGCTCGCCTTCCTCGCGTTCGCGGCGCAGGTGTTGGCCGGCCGGTTGGGTGCCGTTTCGGTCATCCGCCCGGGCCTCGAACAGCAGGTCGACCTGCTGGCCGACGCGGCTATCGTCGTCCTGCTCGCGGCGGCCGTCCACACCGTCACGCGCCGCACCGGCGCGTCGAACGACGGGGGGATGGAGCGTGACTGA
- a CDS encoding amino acid-binding protein, whose amino-acid sequence MFDEIIEKFEGSPSQQAVIRLLLERGFSVNDEGRVVSGGIEIPNTGIAREIGVDRRVVDSTTDTILADEELRRIFQNISQIPSLMDLAPVLDLHVLTVDVTDTERPGIVADITGLIADRGISMRQTVSEDPEFAVDPKLYIITDRALPGDLLNEIRELPYVRKIELK is encoded by the coding sequence ATGTTCGACGAGATAATCGAGAAGTTCGAGGGAAGCCCCTCACAGCAGGCGGTCATCCGTCTGCTCCTCGAACGCGGGTTCTCGGTCAACGACGAGGGCCGCGTCGTCTCGGGCGGCATCGAGATACCCAACACGGGTATCGCCCGGGAAATCGGCGTGGACCGCCGGGTGGTGGATTCGACCACCGACACAATCCTCGCCGACGAGGAACTGCGCCGCATCTTCCAGAACATCTCCCAGATTCCGAGTCTGATGGACCTCGCGCCGGTGCTCGACTTGCACGTCCTGACCGTCGACGTGACCGACACCGAGCGACCGGGTATCGTCGCGGACATCACCGGTCTCATCGCCGACCGCGGCATCTCGATGCGCCAGACCGTCAGCGAGGACCCCGAGTTCGCCGTCGACCCCAAACTCTACATCATTACCGACCGCGCACTGCCGGGTGACCTCCTCAACGAGATTCGCGAACTGCCGTACGTGCGCAAGATAGAACTCAAGTGA